The Bradyrhizobium sp. B097 genome contains the following window.
ACAGCGTCAGCCGCATGCCGAGGCCAAGCACGATCCAGGATGCGAAATAGGTCGAGATCTGATGCGAGACCGCGAGACCGGCGCAGCCGAGCGCGTTGATCACAGCACCTGCGACCATGACCTCCCGGCCGCCGCTTCTGTCCACCCATCTCCCCGCAAGCGGTGACGCCACGCCCATCACCAGCAGCGCCGCGGCGAAGCCGCCGTAGACGATGTCGCGCCCCCAGCCGAGATCCGCGGCGATCTGCTCGCCGAAGCCGCCGATCAGATAGTAGGTGGCACCCCACGAGATCAGTTGAGCCAGCCCGAGGGCGGCCACGACGCGGCGGGCGATCACCGTGGCAATTCCCTCTCAGCGGGAAGCGTGGAGGCGCCCGGCCCAAGCGGCCGCTGCATCAGTACGGTGTCGACCCATTGCCCGAGCTTGAAGCCGACCGATCGCAGCGTCCCGACCATCTCAAAGCCCATGCGTCGGTGCAGCGCGATCGATCCGGCGTTGCCGCTGTTGCCGATCACGGCCAGCATCTGCCGCCACGGCCCCGCTTCGGTGCGCGCGATCAAGCCCTGAAGCAGCGTCACGCCGATACCGCGGCCGTGCAGCCCGTCGGACACGTAGACCGAGTCCTCGATGGTGTGGCGATAGGCCGGCCGCGGCCGATACGTTGTCGCATAGCAATAGCCGGCGACCAGGCCATCAACCTCAGCCACCAGATACGGCAAGCCCGCGGCCACCACCGCGTTCCGGCGGCTGCGCATCTCGTCCACCGTCGGCGGCACCTCCTCGAAGGTCGCCAGTCCGTTGAGCACGTGATGGGCGTAGATGCCCTGCACGCCAATCATGTCGTCGTCCGTTGCGTCGCGCACCACGACGCCGTTGCTGCCTGCCGTCATTCCGTCTCTCACCCGAGCCGTCAACATTGCCCGAGCATGCGCCCTCGCGTTATATAAGTGAAGCTTTGGTTGGTTATGCGCCGCATAAGAGATGCTTTGATGAAGAATCTCAATCTCGACTATCTCGAAAGCTTCGCCGTCGTGATCGATTGCGGCAGCTTTTCCGCCGCGGCCGAGCGGCTGCAGCTCACCCAGCCCGCGGTGAGCCTGCAGGTGCGCCAGCTCGAGAAGAGCCTGAATGCAACTTTGATCGAACGGGTCGGACGACGCGCGAGACCGACGGCCGCCGGCGTCGCGTTGCTCTCGCACGCGCAGCAGATCAGCGCGGCGGTGGCATCGGCGGTCGACGCCGTTGCGCAGCAGACCACGGGAACGGCAGGCCGCGTGCGGCTCGGCACCGGCGCGACCGCATGCATCTTCCTGCTGCCGCCGATCCTGAAGGAGCTGCGGACCACACTGCCCTCGCTCGAGATCACGGTCACGACCGGCAACACGGCGGAGATCGCGCGAGCAGTCGAGGACAACACGATCGACATCGGACTGGTGACGCTGCCGGTGTCGGGGCGCAGTTTTGAGATCACGCCTGTCATGAATGACGAGTTCGTGCTGATCGCGCCGCACGACATGAAGCTGCCGGCGCGGATCACGCCGGAGGTGCTGGCGACCAGACCGGTTCTGCTGTTCGAGCCCGGCGGCAACACAAGGCGCACTGCCGACGAGTGGCTGGCGCGTGGCGGCGTGTCGCTGAAGCCGTTGATGTCGCTCGGCAGCGTCGAGGCGATCAAGGAGATGGTGCGCGCCGGCCTCGGCTGCGCGATCCTGCCGGGCATGGCGGTGCCTGCCAAGACCAAGCAGCGCGACCTGATCGTCCGGTCGCTGTCGCCAAAGCTCCACCGCCGGCTCGCCGTCGTGATCCGCCGCGACAAGCGCCTCGACCGCGGACTACGGCAGACGCTGTCGGCGCTGAAGGCACTCGCGGCGGCGAAGGACAACGGC
Protein-coding sequences here:
- a CDS encoding N-acetyltransferase family protein: MTAGSNGVVVRDATDDDMIGVQGIYAHHVLNGLATFEEVPPTVDEMRSRRNAVVAAGLPYLVAEVDGLVAGYCYATTYRPRPAYRHTIEDSVYVSDGLHGRGIGVTLLQGLIARTEAGPWRQMLAVIGNSGNAGSIALHRRMGFEMVGTLRSVGFKLGQWVDTVLMQRPLGPGASTLPAERELPR
- a CDS encoding LysR family transcriptional regulator; its protein translation is MKNLNLDYLESFAVVIDCGSFSAAAERLQLTQPAVSLQVRQLEKSLNATLIERVGRRARPTAAGVALLSHAQQISAAVASAVDAVAQQTTGTAGRVRLGTGATACIFLLPPILKELRTTLPSLEITVTTGNTAEIARAVEDNTIDIGLVTLPVSGRSFEITPVMNDEFVLIAPHDMKLPARITPEVLATRPVLLFEPGGNTRRTADEWLARGGVSLKPLMSLGSVEAIKEMVRAGLGCAILPGMAVPAKTKQRDLIVRSLSPKLHRRLAVVIRRDKRLDRGLRQTLSALKALAAAKDNGR